The sequence TTGCAGCAAGAAGCCGCCCGTGGTGACGGAAGTCCCGGTGGAGCAGGCCCCCGTCGAAGTCGTGCAGGCGCCGCCGAAGGCCGAGCCCGAGGCCCCGAAGGGTCCCGACTACGCGAATCTTGACCCGTCGAAGTACGGCATCGAGGACGTCTTCTACGGTTACGACCAGTATGACCTCAGTGACGTGTCGATGGGCGTGCTGACGAAGAACGCGCGCATCCTCAAGGAAGCCGGCGTCACGCTGGTCGTGGCTGGTCACTGCGACGAGCGCGGCACGATCGAGTACAACCTGGCCCTGGGCGAGAAGCGCGCGAAGTCGGCCCGCGACTACCTCGTGAGCCTGGGCGTGCCCGCGGGCAACCTGCGGGTCACCAGCTACGGCGAGAGCCGCCCGTTCTCGAACGGCCATGGCGAGAACGACTGGGCCCAGAATCGCCGCGCCCACTTCGAGCGCCCGTAATTGGAAAGGCGTCGCAGGATGCGCAGGCAAATGCTGGTCGTGGCGGGGCTCACCCTGGTGACGTTGTTCGCCGGGTGCGCCCCGCAGTTGAACCGGATCGAGGTCGCGGTTCAGGACAACCGCGACCAGGTCGCGCGGATGCAGGCCGAGAACAAGCGTCTCCTCCAGGAGATGCAGGCTCTCAACCAGCTCATGCGGATCGAGAAGGACGCGGGCGACGAGACCTCGGCCATGCGCCTGGCGAAATTGTCGCAGGTTTCCGCACGTTTGGATCAACTCATGCAGAAGCTGGACGATAACGCCCAGTACATGCGCGAGTTGTCCGCCCGCGTGGACCTGCTGGCCACCCGGCAGGGGATCCCCACGCTGGGCGAGTACAAGCCGCCCCAGGCCGGGGGCGCGGCCGACGCGATGCCCGAGGAGGGCCGCTCGATCTTCGCCGCGGCCGAGCAGGACCGCACCCGGGGGAACAACGACCTGGCCCGCCAGGGCTACGAGGAGTTCCTGCAGCGGTTCGGCAGTTCGGAATCGGCGGACGA comes from bacterium and encodes:
- a CDS encoding tetratricopeptide repeat protein; amino-acid sequence: MRRQMLVVAGLTLVTLFAGCAPQLNRIEVAVQDNRDQVARMQAENKRLLQEMQALNQLMRIEKDAGDETSAMRLAKLSQVSARLDQLMQKLDDNAQYMRELSARVDLLATRQGIPTLGEYKPPQAGGAADAMPEEGRSIFAAAEQDRTRGNNDLARQGYEEFLQRFGSSESADDALYRLGDLDYADGDHAGAVKRFEALLKEHPESSWVPAAMYKARASYLALGRKQDARKMGGDLLAKFPASDEAALLKEETGKD
- a CDS encoding OmpA family protein; the encoded protein is MKNSSLKRFSLVLVLCALALVALGGCSKKPPVVTEVPVEQAPVEVVQAPPKAEPEAPKGPDYANLDPSKYGIEDVFYGYDQYDLSDVSMGVLTKNARILKEAGVTLVVAGHCDERGTIEYNLALGEKRAKSARDYLVSLGVPAGNLRVTSYGESRPFSNGHGENDWAQNRRAHFERP